TGAGCAGCCACACCTTTCCTCCACCCTGAAGGAGCGAGGCAGATCCAGGCAGGGACATTATCGCGAGCGGGAAAACCGGAGTCGGGAGCGCTACGGGCACCGCCATCGCCATCGCCATCGTCCCAACAGAGACCACCATACTGATAAGGATCGCTCGGCCAGTCGAGAGAGGATCCctggagagcgagagggagatcgCCACCGGGACGGGCACACCCACCACCGCCgagaccactaccaccaccggcGCCATCACAGCAGCAAGGACGAACGAGACCGGGATGTGGAGAATGGTCAAGGTGACTTCCCTCGCTCATTTGAGTACTATGTTGGGAAGAAAGACTCGGGACACAAGCGGGCTAAAGCACCACGCCCCGCCAGCCCTGCCCCGCGGCCCCAGGCACAAAAGCGTAGCCTGTCGGACAGGGAGGATCCATGTGAAGAGCGGCCTGTAAAAAAACATAAGAAatccaagaagaagaagaaggacaaGCGGAGGTAAGGAGCTATTTATGTTGCATGAGAACGGCCATTGCTATACTGTGTGTGACCAGGAGGGGTCAGCAAACAGAACTGTTACTGttgtagaaaatctagcaaccaTAAGCCAGAAAGTGTACTACAGTTTCCTTAAGCAAATCATTTTCAATCTGCAGGAGTTCTGAGAGGGACCCATCAGACAGGAATGGGGACAGCAGCTCCTTCCGACacaaaaagatgaaaaagaagaggaggaggcacaACTTGGAGGAGGAGCCTCGTATGGAGTGTCGCTCTGGCCACAGCTTAGACAAACGTAAGCGCCGCCTCAGCTCCGACCCAGACGAGTCTTCACCCAGCGCCAAGCGACCTACTACTGAGGACTATTACCAGAGTCAGTAGATCGTGCTCTGATGCCTCGCTCCCTCCTTCGCCTTCCTCTGGACGGACAAAAGCGATGTCCGAGCCTCTCACTCAGGATGTCGCTCCCCTGCTGTCCCCGCCTCCGCACAGGCCCCATTCAGCCCCCGAGACGCCAGCTAAGCCAACCAACACCACGCCTCGCACCCAGATGGCCTCGGCTGAGGAGCGCATCTACTGCCACGACACCCATGTGACGAAAGGCACCACGGCGCCCCCAGAGGCCAACCACGACCTCTGCTCACAGGGGGGCGACGGGCACGTGGCTTTAGAGAGGCCCGTGGCAACCGCGGACGCCTTTGTGCCCAACGGCGATGACTGCAGGGAAGATGTGATGGCGTCTCTGTCTGGTGCGCCAGGCTCTAGAGAAGGCAGACGAGCGCGTgaggagcggaagtgtgtgCGACGCCTCAGCTCCGACCCAGACAGGTCTTCACCCAGCGCCAAGCGACCTACTACTGAGGACTATTACCAACTTAACGTCACTCAGGTGCATAAGGGTCAACTTTCTTTCCAAGTTTCAATTATACATTACAAACTAGTAATGAGCAGTGGTATGAGATGAATGATGCATCAGTATATGTAAGTGACATACGATCAGTGCTGAACCAACAGGCATACTTACTGTTCTACATGCGGTAATTTCAACCTAATGTTTAAACcattatatttagaatatttagaaaggcattttatacacttttattcccccccccccccaatccatcATTTTTAGGTCAACAGATCTTAAAAACGGAgactgtaactctgtgacccatggtcccggtcattgctcccctcgcccggtcagcacggccaaggtgaacgggcctcggtacacctccacctcctcacagcttcctcctcacatggcgaaggtatcaccacaccactgcaccatgccaggaaatctgactgggaactggttgttattgttcactagtataattgagagggctgtgttttgtttgtttacactgttaaactcttactttctgttcctgatattcagatttcccataactgaccgctgttcactttgcagaataactctcccGTGAAGGAGGACCAAGGTGGCTCAAAGCCTGGCAGCAGCAACAGCGGCAGCGTCCCGAAGAGCCGGCCCAGCCCCTGCAGTTCTTCGGCTGCCGCATCcccgacctctgacctcagacggcctgtgcaggtgaacggtggcgccgccgctcacaatagagcagcatctctgtctGGTGCGCCAGGCTCTAGTGAAGGCAGACGAGCGCATGAGGAGCGGAAGTGTGATAAAGACTCTGAGCAGCCACACCTTTCCTCCACCCTGAAGGAGCGAGGCAGATCCAGGCAGGGACATTATCGCGAGCGGGAAAACCGGAGTCGGGAGCGCTACGGGCACCGCCATCGCCATCGCCATCGTCCCAACAGAGACCACCATACTGATAAGGATCGCTCGGCCAGTCGAGAGAGGATCCctggagagcgagagggagatcgCCACCGGGACGGGCACACCCACCACCGCCgagaccactaccaccaccggcGCCATCACAGCAGCAAGGACGAACGAGACCGGGATGTGGAGAATGGTCAAGGTGACTTCCCTCGCTCATTTGAGTACTATGTTGGGAAGAAAGACTCGGGACACAAGCGGGCTAAAGCACCACGCCCCGCCAGCCCTGCCCCGCGGCCCCAGGCACAAAAGCGTAGCCTGTCGGACAGGGAGGATCCATGTGAAGAGCGGCCTGTAAAAAAACATAAGAAatccaagaagaagaagaaggacaaGCGGAGGTAAGGAGCTATTTATGTTGCATGAGAACGGCCATTGCTATACTGTGTGTGACCAGGAGGGGTCAGCAAACAGAACTGTTACTGttgtagaaaatctagcaaccaTAAGCCAGAAAGTGTACTAAAGTTTCCTTAAGCAAATCATTTTCAATCTGCAGGAGTTCTGAGAGGGACCCATCAGACAGGAATGGGGACAGCAGCTCCTTCCGACacaaaaagatgaaaaagaagaggaggaggcacaACTTGGAGGAGGAGCCTCGTATGGAGTGTCGCTCTGGCCACAGCTTAGACAAACGTAAACGCCGCCTCAGCTCCGACCCAGACGAGTCTTCACCCAGCGCCAAGCGACCTACTACTGAGGACTATTACCAGACTCAGTAGATCGTGCTCTGATGCCTCGCTCCCTCCTTCGCCTTCCTCTGGACGGACAAAAGCGATGTCCGAGCCTCTCACTCAGGATGTCGCTCCCCCGCTGTCCCCGCCTCCGCACAGGCCCCATTCAGCCCCCGAGACGCCAGCTAAGCCAACCGACACCACGCCTCGCACCCAGACGGCCTCGGCTGAGGAGCCCATCTATTGCCACGACACCCATGTGACGAAAGGCACCACGGCGCCCCCAGAGGCCAACCACGACCTCTGCTCACAGGGGGGCGACGGGCACGTGGCTTTAGAGAGGCCCGTGGCAACCGCGGACGCCTTTGTGCCCAACGGCGATGACTGCAGGGAAGATGCGGTGGCGTCTCTGTCTGGTGCGCCAGGCTCTAGAGAAGGCAGACGAGCGCGTGAGGAGCGGAAGTGTTAAAGACAAGACAAAAGAAATGCTTCCATATGCTCATATAACAAATAAAGTATAATAGCATGTTACCTAAGCAATAACTTGGTTTCTCAGTGCACACAAAATGTAAAGGAACACTGAAATTCAACCTGACCATTAAAAACTGTAAATGAGATTTTCTTGATAATTTACTAGATTCTATACCTTTACATGTCCATGATCTTTACACAACCAGTCCTGCTGATTTAAATGATACAATAAAGTTATGaacaaaataatttgtaatggATAATTCTAGAATGGAAAACAGAAGTATGGGGTTAATGTGGGATGTGCTTAGGAGAAAACTCATCTTAAATATTAGCAGTTTCCAGTTCTAGGGATTTTGGCCGCTTGAAAAAACCAAGCTTAAATGCTTGTTTAATTCTGAGACTGTGGTTTCCTATTTGTCTGAattttcccataatgccaaaaaaattctaCTACCACCCAAGAATTGGTAGCCTTTGTTTATCCCCCAGGGCAAATGTAGACAGATTCTGCTGTACCATTTTTCAAAAATCCACATTGAAGTCTTAATTTTGTTAGGGCTTGGAGATACATTTCTCAGAAATTGGTTATCAGTTTCTCAGAAgtctcccataatgccaaaagaattccactgctgcatgagagtatgaacccttAACTATCATAACAGTAAGTTTTTGCatatttcactgtaccatttcctcataaatccattttaggttcatactgcatttaggcgaattaaagcactcatatcaaataggctgaatctgtgtaaatatCCTTTTGATCCTGACCAGAGTGAGCTTGTTCACTTTCACTGAAACCGTCATCAAGAACATCATCCTGTTCTTCATCCATGTTGTCAGATTTCTTCTGACAAGTGTCATGACAAACTTCTATCAGGGGACTGATACAGTTAGGTTTTTGCATCTGAGATGCAGAATCCCTCCATCACCTTATTGTGTACTGTAAGGAACCATGTAAAGCATTAAATGGGCCTGAGGCCTCAGCATCAACCCACAGTCTTTGagaggtcataggtcatagtTGGGTCAAAGCCTGCTTCAACTGCTTCCTACTAGCATCATACTTGGGTCAAAGCTGATGAATGAAGGACAATTACATCATGACAGTTCAGCTACCAGGtgtaagagagggaggagcttgaaGGTAAGAGAAAGGGACACGAATGGAGGATTCACATCCAACACTCCAAAATTAAGGTTTTATGTTGTTCTCAACGACTTTGTTATTGCATACCCTGTTggtgtaaaaaaataaactgttttttttcccatCACCTGACTCCCTGTCCACTGTGTAATTTGGTTTTGTGCATGACACCTAGCTTTAAATTATCAGTCAAGCAACCAATGAGTATATTGAAGATGAGTTGTGAGTGGTGTCATATCATACATGTATTCTCTGAAAGAAGGGATTTGAGTGCCATCCTGCAACTTCTTTCCACCAACAACCCCcttaaaagccaaaataaacacatCCATTGACATGGTAAATGCCAACAGTAAAATTGTACAACCTGCCATTATGCCCATTTAGACAGCCAAGATATGGTATTTTCAcctgttttaaaacaaaatgggATATCTTCAAAATGGGCTCTCATCCACCTAGTGTCTGGTACCTGAAAGAGGTCATATGCCTTCCACAAAAATTGATTAGTGCTGTGGTACATCCTGAGAAGCCAGAAATGTGCTGATCAACTTCACACAACTATAGCTGCTGGGAATCAgtgccggagtggctaatcgggagattcgggaggattcccgatgggccggctcatgtcaatctctagtttgggccgattaggagggaaaaataattttggcccggatttgggcatgaaactcccgggctgaaaaagtggcccactccggccctgctggGAATTGTGGTTGGAAACAAGGAGAGTAAAAAGGTTTTGATATTAGCAAAAAGCTTGTGATGTTTGGTTATAATTTGAAAGAACAAAATCATCTAAACAGATTTGTAAGGTGTGGTGATTACTCCCGTAAGCATACCTTTAGCTGAAATGGGAGTTCAACTGATTACATGTAATTTTTATTTTCACCACTGGGTGCAACTGACAGCAAGGAATTAGCCACAGATAAAACAAGATAACCACATTCAGTACATTAGTATATTAGCACATTAGTACACTAaaaccagggcttaatttgagccggatcctgccggaacaggatccgggaactctttcattttgaagggtgcgttccgggaactgtctgcctcgatccggtaactttcaagcctactaattataagttatgaagaaatctgtctgtgttaaaccaattaattgaacaaataattctataaaatacattttttaaacacaagagccacattcaggcttcctaaatcacataagagccctcctttttagcgatgcctttaggcgtctcccctataaagctagttatactttagcgagtgaccgtagcgcgcgactccgcacacatcgcgcgaacctccggaggaggaggaggcgtttatacttgccgcgtcacattatttagtGTGCTAGttagtagtataaagaaacacccctcaaaaacaggggaaggaatatttacctgacaaattttaatgttgctttgtgtttcagatttgtaaattgctggaatttaggctaaagtacttgaaaatgcacttaaatgcacttctgcacttaaaacacttataaaacacacgtaaatcatttaaaagtcatttatatatacgaattggcttgctattttgacatttgtgtgcctaagcgttgtgttttgtgtgcgtgccggtgacattgttggcctcagtgaccccttgtctcatgccgctcatgtttcctcttgtgagtcttggttcctcccaaggtttcttcctatagtttttgaaggagattttccttgaccactgttgcctttggcttgctcaccagggttttttttgttgttgttgatgattctggacttctataagggtgctttgtgtaaaaaccactatataaatacatttcatttgatgattaatgtttattaaatgttccttttctacacaatgtttgcatatttcattaattaaggtaacaggctggtaatataaatacagatttaatacatATTAGCATGGGGGCATAAAGCACAACTTCTAGGTTACTCCAGGACTAGGGTAGGGAACCACTGCACAAAAACATTGagtatacagtggtacctcgagatacgagtttaatccgttccagacccgtgctcgtatctcgaattgctcggttctggaagcaatttaacaatgtaaagtattgtaattggtaccggtccttaaaaaagtcacaaaactagcgtaaatgtggggaaaaaagacatgttctttattaataaaggcacacgcaacatgtataattaaacaataaaattaATGTAGGAGAAATAGTtattacagtacagtagtatcaATAAACATGGTACAGTACAGTAAGTACGTACTGTAATCCTTAAATGGCgctgcggggggtggggggagtggggggtgttgTACGAGTCTACTTCACCGGACATACCACACATATGCTTAACAATAGAAACACTTTCACAGTCTAAACGAGACAGGCGAATTAAAGCTGAGAAGACaaaagggaggggggagggagtaCGGGGGGTGAGGAACCTGATCGATGCACCGGACACATGTACGTACATGCTGAACAATAGAAATTAACAGAGAACATGTTTCAACtgtaaaaaaatctttttttccatatagtactgtactgccacctagtggttcatgctcgtatctcgagcgtgcactcgggtgtcgaacagaaattttgctcgtctcggtgctcgtatcttggatcgctcgtatatagagcagctcgtatctcgaggtaccactgtactgGCAGACAAAATAAAGtcacaataacaaaaacaatgaaTTATGTACAAGAATGTTACATAAAAATGTAGGATATGAGCCCCTTTAATACTAAAATGCTGGCCCATCACTGCACATTCAGATAGGTTTCCATATAGGTGTTGAAAAAGAAAAGGTCAAGTTTCATCTTCATTTCCCTGAGCACAGAGTCATCTCGCCAAACTCTCAACTGTGAGGTCGCTTTTGGTAGATGTGATAAAATCACACCAGAGCAAACCAGTTACTACCAACTGGCCTTGAACCTGCCAAAAGTACTTGTGGTTCCTTTTCAGTTTGGCCTGACCATTGATGAACCTGATGTGTGTGGCGTCCGATATACAGTCAATGTTTGGGCATTTGACTTCAGCAAGCCCAAAGGGAAGATGTGCAGAAGGATCATATACCTTAGCATCAGGGCTGGTACCAAGGTAAGGTGCATCAGGATGTATTACAAATCCAGACAGTAACACATCTACATTACACAGGTCACTATACTGCTGCAAGACCTCTGGCTCTAGGTCAATACCCCTCTTCATGGCTGACGTCTGCCGCACCCCCTTTAGGATCCTGACTGCTAAAGCCTGACTAGATGACTCCCCCTGAACATTGCAAACTTCCCCAAATCTGCTGGAGGTCAATCGTGGCTGACGCACTTGCTTCCACAGTGGATTTTCTGACAGGCCCCTTGTGTTCTTCTCAATGATGCTGGATAACTCACTAGTGATCTCTAAACTCTCTAAATGGTAAAAGTGATGGTAATTTGGAACAAAATGAAGATGTTGTTCCAATTTTTAGTCATGTACTGGAAGCTGTGGGAATAAGGGGGCATTATCATGCTTACTGATTTCTTGTGTTACCACTGGTGGACACTGATATGACTTTAGTGGACTCAAAATTTGGACCTGTCCCACATGGTTCAGTTCTCTCATATCAGATAAGCCGCACAAGACCTTGCAAATTCCTGGTTGTGGTCTAAGGTCTCTTTTTTTTTGAGTAAATCTTTTTATTGTCAGTTTTAATTTTAACACTGAACATAGGAGAGCAGAGTACATATATTACAGAGATTTCCATTGCACAGGTTCATAAgacaacacatacacattcatctcacagagtgagtgaactaataagagagaggagaataaaataaaaaataaaataaaagaacacCCCAACCCCTCCTTACATAGACATAGTCCCTAGGCGCTAAGCAAGGAGCTCGTCACTCCATATCTTACTCTGTATCAGTCTTTTACGCGATTCTGAACAACAACAGCGTATCAGGCCttgaagacagggagagaggtcaTATCGTTATTCTGGAATTGCTGTAAGTAAAAGCTTTTccataaaagcaaaaaaaggcTTCCATGATCTTTCGAATTTGGAGAGAGAACCGTTCAGAGTGCATCAAATTCGTTCCAGAGTACAATACAGAAGGACATCTCTGATCCACTCGGGAtatgtgggtggagcagggagcttccattttaataaaattagacGTCTTGCTAAAAAGGTCACAAAGGCCACAAAATCAGAGCGATGTTTTGGCAAGAACAGTTCAGGTGGTGTAACACCGAATACGGCTGACAGGGTTAGGATCAAACTGTAGCTCCAAAACCTCTGATAGTGTTGAAAAGATTTCAGTCCAGAACGTGAACAGTGATGGGCACTGCCAGAGCATGTGTATTAGGGAGGCGGGACTTTGGTGGCAGCGATCACATTTTGGGTCCACATCTGGGTAAATTTTGTTAAGTCTAACTTTAGTCCAATATACCCGATGAAAGACTTTACATTGGATCATTCCATGTCTGGCACAATAGGATGATGAATGGATCCTATACAATATTTGCTGCCAGTCATCATCGGGCAGGGGCACACCTAGATCCTTCTCCCATTGTTCTTTAAGATTCAGTAAGGGTGTAGTTTGGACCGAGCTAATTAAGTTGCATAGATGAGAAATAATTTTCTTAAATGTAGTTTGCGGTATTAAAAACTCATCGAATGGTGTAGACTGTGGAGTTAGTGGAAACTGGGGGTTCATTGAGTTAGCAAAACTGCGCACTTGAAGGTAACGGAAGAAATCGGTCTAAGGTCTCTTAACAGGGCTCCAGCTGATAAAACTGCTGGGTCAGGAAGGGGtcctaaaaaacaaaaacgatCAGTCCTACCAACCGCTAAAAAGGCGTGGGCGATGTTAAAACAACAGAacatgagagggagtgtgttatttcGAATATCATCATCACAGACGTGATGTTATTCGCGATAACACATGCCCTCAAGTGTTCTATTGCTTTCATACAACaatttttacaaaataaagagGATAAATCAAAGAAGCCCTGAATTTTATATTGAATATGCTTTAATATTGACAATATCTTCCACCAAAAACTAGTTCCACATGTATAACGAGTGCTGTCTCTCGTTATAAAGTATTGTCAATATTAAGACATATTCAGTATGACATTTAGGGCTTCTATgacttattttctttctttattttgtaaaaactGTTGTATAAAAGCAACTCTCGAGGTTGTGTGTTATGTTATCATGAATAACACAGTCCCTCTCTATTGCTTAATTATAccaaattatattattaaaatactCACCTGGGTATGCTCGATAGAGTGTAGACTTAACACAGCTTCGTCCTGGTGCCTTTGGCTTCCGTACCACAAGTTCATCTATGGGTTCTGGACGAATCCCCTTTAACAAATGCAGAAACAGTCACCAGAAGAGTTACCAGTTAATTAAAACACCTGCCCTGTAGCTACCTTCACTGGCCATTTTATCAGGTCAATACATCACAGTGACCTTAAGTGTACAATTACTGTCTGCAGAGCCGCAGCTGATCTGCAAAATACCCCCTCTGTACCACattcacagcagtgacactgacattgTTTGGTATATCAGACATAACAGTCCCATGCAAGTATGGGAATGTCATATATAGTATAAGTATATAGCATGGGGTGTACACGGGCACTAATATACTGTAAAGACCAACTGCTTGACTGCAGGATGCAACTGTTTACCAACAATTTGAACCTGCAAACTTTAAACTGTCAAACTGGTTCAGACATCTTACCTGGTTCCTTGGTCTGTGCCATGTTTGAAGGACACTAGTgcgtgatagtggtggtggcaCTGTTTTTGCCCCCATTGTGCTGTAGTGTGCAGTTTGAAAAAGCAGTGCAACCAAATGGTTACACAAAGCCGAAGCTGTTTAACACCACAGGCTTCATAACTGCTTGCAGTACAACCTTGAAAGAAAGAACAACAACATTAGAATAAAAGATGCAGATGTTACACTATAAGAATACACTCACTCATAAGGAATGGTTAagttaaaaaaaatctaattctcACAATTTTCCACTTAAGTGTAGCAGATTGGCAAAAACATTTTCCCCTATTTCAGTGAAAAAAATGGAGCCGCAAAGCTTAAAAGACTTTGAATCACTGGATGCCAATTATCACCCAAACCGTTTTCATAAATACAAGCCCAAAACTTCCCTCAATCCACTAAAACAGCATACAAGATCTGTAGGGAGTTCAGACTAGTCGATATGATTCAAGACATAGAACTTAAGGATTCAGGTGACTCTTGACTTTCAGTAATTAATAGCCACATTAGTCTTGCAGCTTCAGTTTAAAACTAAAGCAAAATTTGGAAACCCAACATGTATTGACTGATCAATGTAACTGAAAGGAACAAATTATAAACTTTAAACTGTCCAAAACTGCACCCTATTCACTACATAGTTTTgagatttgtttttttgtgtgccTGAAATTAAACTGAGGAACAGTTTAAATCCTACCATGCACTGCATTAGACTTAGGTGTCCAATGATGTGGCAATCCTTACAGCAGTCCTGAGGACCCCACAGCATTAACATTTCTGCATTTGCCCTCATTTAGTGAACCTGATTCTACTCATTTGTGATATACAAAGAGTTGCCAGTTTATTAGAACACCTGCCCTGTAGCTACCTTCACTGGTCACGTTATCAGGTGTGtaagaagaaataaaatataatgcacAGAACGTGGAGTCCTCGGAAATGCCTTTAGGATTGCACTAGAGGGCACCGGCTAATGCATGTGGATGTTTCTAAGGAATACGGAGTAGGGCATCGTTTCGGACTCCTGAATATTGAGAAACCTGTAGTGTATGGGGCTCCCCGTTTTTTCTCATCGACCGGTAACACCTTGCCTGCACCACTACTTCCTCATTCACTATATCTGACACTGCATTTGAAAGGGGGAGAGTTAGCTTGATTAGCTTACTGACAACTTCACCTGTGGAGAGCTAAAGGCTTGTTACAGACACATCTTGACATTCTCATTTAAAACTGAAAATATGCTGTACTACTTTGTTACATTAACGTTAGATAAATAGCCCTCCGTTAACAGCTACTTGCTATAATTACCACTAGTTAACAGGTTTGTTAGCTACTAGCTAGTACAGAGTAGGCTAACTTAGTTAGCTAACTAATGTTTGCAAGTCACTTACCTTGGGCGCCCAATGGAGAATGGGTTCTTCCTGGAGATTTTCCTTGCCATGGTCATTTTTTACGGGGTATATACAGAATATTAAGACAACATGAGGGTTAAGAAAAAACCCTCAACAAACATAAGCTACCATAAACACATACAATTTTGTACACATGAAAAGCTTGTATTAATATACAGAATCCACTGCCATTTTGTTATGAACCATTCATTTTAAAGATGGCTGCAGACTTGGCAAAGACTAGAGTAAACTAATTGAAGACAGGAACATGACACAGATGAAACATGACAAACGAGGGGCTGAACAGGCATGGAACAGGTAAACAATACAAGGAAGGGGAACACTGAGGGTGAGAAGTGTCCCACCCCGCGGAGTGCTCTGACCCAAATGGGCAGCCAGGAGAGGAAACTGGTTGGGGCAAGGGAACAGGATTGAGGAGTAGAGCAAACGTGGGGGGTCTGGTTGAGACATAGGAATGAGCCTGGGGGAGACAGAGCGGATAACGGAGGAAGACAGATGGAAGTCAAGAAGAGAGGGGTCTGGGAGTAGGGGAAGAGGTTAACACAATGGTAAGAATCCTCAAGATGACAAACATGCACAGGGACCAGATGGACAGCTGCATGGCTGGACGAGTGCAGGCCCCAGGCGGGTCTCTGGAACGGGTGCAGGCCCCAGGCGGGCCTCTGGAACGGGTCCAGGCCCCAGGCGGGCCTCTGTAACAGGTCTCGCTGTGGCAGATGATACGGTGTAATAGGGCAGCGCTGTAGCTGACAAGATGGTGTCCGGGGGGGGTTGTTTTCAAACAGCATCTGTATACTTCTCTGTATATTTGATAAGTGtttactgtttttgtttttgtacacacacacacacacacacacacacacacacacacacacacacacatatatatatatatatatatatatatatatatatatatatatatatatatatatatatatatatatatattgaattgCAGTACctttttaaattttgtttttatttcttacATTACCAGCATTAACTCCTTGTCAATGTGAAAACTGTTATTATTTGGCTTCCCTCTTGGGTATGTTACAGTACTCTATAAAATGTGCACATAATGACAATTACACTGTTTTaagcttttaattttttttccaatAAATGTTGAGCATATtgtaatattttacatattttttaaatgctcTTTTAATTACAAAATTTTCACAATTGTTTCAGCCAAACCCATGACCTTCCCTTTGCTAGTGCTTTGCTTAGTAGCAAATATGTACCATTAAGTTAATAATTGTGCCATtcacatattttttatttttatatattctgCAACATTCTAGAGTAAGGGGGGATCAGGGAGTTGAGAATGTCCAGATAGCACGCCTCATGTTCAGTCCGTGGTACTGGGAGGAGCAGTTTCATTTCTGGAAAAAGTGTCCACAACCAGCGGTGCGTTTAAACCAAAATATGTATCAGACATTCTCATATTCTCTTTAATCCTGTGAAGATCTCTGAGATTAAGGATACACAAACTGTAGTCTTGTTTTCAAGTAACATTGTAGGCTTTGATGATTTTTCTGCTCTTAATGTAACAATTAACGCTTTTAGTACAAATTACATGCTTTTACCTGTGTTTTGGCCTTAACCCAAATTTTAATGTTATTCAGGAATTCTAACATGCTTTCTATAAGTAATTATTTCGAAACAGGACCATTCAATATTGTAAATGGAGGCTACTACAGCAGTACTTACTGTCTTCTGAGGTGc
This sequence is a window from Brachyhypopomus gauderio isolate BG-103 chromosome 21, BGAUD_0.2, whole genome shotgun sequence. Protein-coding genes within it:
- the LOC143484808 gene encoding uncharacterized protein LOC143484808, translating into MAKNNSPVKEDQGGSKPGSSNSGSVPKSRPSPCSSSAAASPTSDLRRPVQVNGGAAAHNRAASLSGAPGSSEGRRAHEERKCDKDSEQPHLSSTLKERGRSRQGHYRERENRSRERYGHRHRHRHRPNRDHHTDKDRSASRERIPGEREGDRHRDGHTHHRRDHYHHRRHHSSKDERDRDVENGQGDFPRSFEYYVGKKDSGHKRAKAPRPASPAPRPQAQKRSLSDREDPCEERPVKKHKKSKKKKKDKRRSSERDPSDRNGDSSSFRHKKMKKKRRRHNLEEEPRMECRSGHSLDKRKRRLSSDPDESSPSAKRPTTEDYYQTQ